Below is a genomic region from Scyliorhinus canicula chromosome 5, sScyCan1.1, whole genome shotgun sequence.
agagatgtgcttttaggtaatttggacattctgaattctccctctgtgtactcgaacaggcgctggagtgtggcgactaggggattttcacagtaacttccttgcagtgttaatgtaagcctacttgtgataataaagattattaataaaaattaaggGTTTTTTTCCGCGGCTTCACCCGGCAGAATCAGGAACAAGGAGCAAACATTCATCGTGGTCAAGCCGGATGGTGTCCAGAGAGGGATTGTTGGGGAAATCATCAAATGCTTTGAACAGAAAGGATTCAAACTGCTCGCCATGAAGTTCCTGCAGGCTCCTGTGAATCTGCTTGAAAAGCATTACTGTGATCTTTCAGATAAGCCTTTCTATCCCAAGTTGATCAAGTATATGAGTTCTGGTCCTGTAGTTGCAATGGTGTGGGAAGGTCTGAACATGGTGAAGACTGGTAGAGTGTTGCTTGATGAGACCAATCCAGCCGACTCCAAACCTGGCACGATTCGTGGAGATTTCTGTATACAGACTGGCAGGAATATCATCCATGAAAGTGACTCTGTAGCAAGTGCACAGAAAGAGATTAACCTTTGGTTCAAATTGGGTGAGGTGGTGGAATACCAGAACTGTGCCCAGGACTGGATCTATGAGTAAAACATTCCACGGCTTCGGCCTGTCTCAATCATTCCAAATTGTCATCAGACATTTTATTTTTTACTCATTTCACATAATGTCTTCATCCTGCGTCTTTGTTCTGAATGTCAAAGCAAATAACCATGCAATAAATGAACTGAaagataaaaaaataaaaatgaaggagcaaattagcatggccaatccacctccccggcacaactttttgggttgtgggggtgagagccacgcagacacgaggagaatgtgtaaactccacacagacggtgacccagggttgggatcgaacccgtgtcccctgCGCCGcgaggcaacattgctaaccactgcgccaccgtgccgccctgttgtAAATTATCAACTCAAattaacttgatgatcagccttgGGGAAGTATTTGGTGAACTTCAGAACTTTAAACTGTTTGTCATTGCCATATTAACTGTATCAGATCCATATGTTGCCCAAAGGGTCGTGATCACAGTCCTGAACAGATGTGGTCAGGGGCTATGTCTGGCTATTGTTGGTGACAACAGTATAGCTGAGCAGAATGATCCCCTTTCACATATTTTGTATCCTTAAGTTGAAGAGAGGAGTTTAATAATTAACTAATGAATGGCAGTGTCAGAATTAAAGGCAGAGCAACAAttaattttcaaatatttatttgcGTCAAATCATGCAGCATCTGGTTGCTATTTAACATCGTTGCGTCATGATACAGCATGAagagtgagtaaatttgaagCAATTATTGAACGCAGTCAGGAATGAAGCCGATTATTTATTTTACAGATTATGGCACTTTAATGGGACAGAATTTAATCCTTAATTTATTCCGTTGAAGATGATGGACTTGGGCTGTTAGCCAGCGATTAATCCAATTTAATTAAAGGAGCAAATTGATTTGGGGCAAGAAATTAGTCGTGAGGACTCCTGGGAAAAGGAATCAATTTCATTTCTGATTTATTTAAAGGGGGTTGGGGAAGCTGGAGCATTACTCACTAACTTATTGCCTTAAttggggctggggagggagaaatttattttttaaagccaTAATTCAAAGAAATTTAGCTGAGCAGAAAGGTCCATGAAAGTTCTGATTAAGTGGATGCATTCTGGACATTAGCAGGGAAATAAATGAACATTAGGTAAGAATTTAGTGAGCTTTGTGATAAGGTGAGATGCTATGTGAGTAGCAACATGTTTCTATTTATTAACAGAGTCATACATTACAAGCATACACTTCCTAGTCCAATAAACACAGTTTTAGTTTGTGTCTATAGAGGCTCAAGGGGATCATCAGTTAATGCCTGCCACCTTAtgataattaaacataattaatgtACAGTTAATAGATTCCCTTACCTGTCAGAAAATAAAAATTGCACTGAATATGCCCAAGCAAAATCTCAAAACAAATTAAATCAACAACCTCTGTGTTCTGTAGAAAACAATACATTGTGAGAAACCTCTCCCCTAAGACTCCTAATCACTTCTGCGTACACACATTTCCTTTTGCAAATCAATCAGGCAATTGATGCCTTTCAGCTATGCAAATTTCAGTGATGTCCTTTCTTTTCTGCATTTGTTTTAAGGTGGCAAGGCCAATCAGTAACCTTTTTCACTCATACGTTTTGAAGAATGTGCATTATTCCTCAATGAATGATTATCTATATAAGATTTAATGGGTATCTCATTTTCTGTATGTCCCTCCTACTTAAAATAGCTGACAAATTcagccccccggggccagatcggagaatcgccgcgaccggcgcgagtcgcgccacgccaccccgacgccgggatgcaattctccgcagaacggagaatcagcaccattggcgccggcgtgttcagcgcggtgctggtcgggggccactctacgcggtcCCCCCGCCAATTCTAGGCCcgagatgggctgagcggccgtaacAAAGgacccgagtcccaccggcgctgtccacgtgtggtcttaaccAACGGGACCTTGGCATGGAAGAGTCCAGGGGCAGCctgttgcgggggaggggggttctgacCCCAGGggtgcctccgctgtggcctggcccgcgatcggggcccaccgatcggtgggccggcctctcaggctgggagcctcctttcttccacaatggcccctttagccctacggcatgttgtgttggggccggcgccgataagggagccactgcgcatgtgcatgtTAGTGCcagagccactgcacatgcgcgcatttgcgccggtgccactgtgcatgcgtggaccccgcaGCGCCCAGTTGACAGCTGGAGCGGCGACGGTcattccagtgccatgctggccccctatagcggccagaattgctgatcctgaggccatgttggcgccatcgagaaacgcgacagcgtttccgatagcatcaacacttagcctcaggatcacagaatcccgcccagtgtttctAACTGCCAAACTGAAGGGAAACCATTATGGACCTGACCTAATTAATTATGTACCTGGGGGTTTACTGCAGTATTCTACGGCAGGGTGGCATGAGGGAGCGTGTCCCACCATCTTtgatgaggggggtgggagttccGTGGTGCATGGGGGTTGTATGGGGAAGGGTGTTCcactttttattcatttacatggGGTGGGTTTCATAGCAGACAGGAGCGGAGAACACAGCGGCAGGCAAAAAGCTGGAAGCCCAACGggggaaaaacagtttgcaaatCCCCCAATCACAGTTTATGGTGGCTCAGTTAACCCGCTGCCGAGTGTCATGAATGCCATTTGCATTCTTTTGACTCTCATGAATGCTCTTAAAACAGCTACTTGCTGGAATCTCCTCACACTTTCCAATCTTGCATCTCGCCAGTACGAATTTATGCTGGTCTCAAGCCCATTTGAAAATGTGTGGCGTGCAGAAGTCGGAACTCAATTTGCTCGTGACTTTGAGATGAGTGCAACATACATAACCTACCTGCCATGGGCGCTGCATCGGCGCGCTCAACGCCACACTGCTGGGGCTGGAGtgctggcttcctcctgctcatgGTTGACAATGTCCACAAGGACACGACAATGCTACAGTACTCATGCAGGCCTACTCTTTCAGACATTGATCAGTACTGTGGCCGTGGTTGGAGAGTGCAGGGATCTTCTGCTCCTAGTGGCTATTACTAATGTCCATAAGGGCACCACTTGTGTAGTGCTGCTCAGGTAGAACTCCACAATCACAAAGGAGCATTTCgactgggaggggagggtggggatgacaaacATCAAGGGAGCATAGCGGAGGGAAGGTTGTGCAAGGGCTATGAGGTGGGGGAGAGTGAACACAAGGAGTAAGTGGAGAGGAAAAGCTGTGCAAGGGTTTGAGGGAGCGAAAGGGATATGATGGAAGAAGGGCAAGGAGGTAGAGGAGAATGAGGGACACTAGAAGTTCGAGGGTAGACCGAGAGGTGGGAAGCTGAAGCCTGATACATGAAACACTGACAAACAGAGTGTCAAGGAGATATCTCATTTTTCACAGGAAGGGGATGCACGGGAATAGAAACAGGAGTGGGTTAATGTGGCACATGAGGGATGGGTCACATGGAAGGTGGTTTGGGAGGGGCACTGTAGTTCTTAGTCCCCAGTGCAATGGGGAACTCTGTGAAAGTCCAAGTCCTTGGTCTGGAGCTGACAGTCAAAAGTCACAGAATACAGACACTCCTGGGGAGATGTGGAAAGGAGTCACAGATTACAGACACTCCTGGGGAGATGTGGAAAGGAGTCACAGATTACAGACACTCCTGGGGAGATGTGGAAAGGAGTCACAGATTACAGACACTCCTGGGGAGATGTGGAAAGGAGTCACAGATTACAGACACTCCTGTGGAGATGTGGAAAGGAGTCACAGATTACAGACACTCCTGGGGAGATGTGGAAAGGAGTCACAGATTACAGACACCCCTGGGGAGATGTGGAAAGGAGTCACAGATTACAGACACTCCTGTGGAGATGTGGAAAGGAGTCACAGATTACAGACACTCCTGGGGAGATGTGGAAAGGAGTCACAGATTACAGACACTCCTGGGGAGATGTGGAAAGGAGTCACAGATTACAGACACTCCTGGGGAGATGTGGAAAGGAGTCACAGATTACAGACACTCCTGGGGAGATGTGGAAAGGAGTCACAGATTACAGACACTCCTGGGGAGATGTGGAAAGGAGTCACAGATTACAGACACTCCTGGGGAGATGTGGAAAGGAGTCACAGATTACAGACACTCCTGGGGAGATGTGGAAAGGAGTCACAGATTACAGACACTCCTGGGGAGATGTGGAAAGGAGTCACAGATTACAGACACTCCTGGGGAGATGTGGAAAGGAGTCACAGATTACAGATAGTCCTGGGGAGATGTGGAAAGGAGTCACAGATTACAGACACTCCTGGGGAGATGTGGAAAGGAGTCACAGATTACAGACACTCCTGTGGAGATGTGGAAAGGAGTCACAGATTACAGACACTCCTGGGGAGATGTGGAAAGGAGTCACAGATTACAGACACTCCTGGGGAGATGTGGAAAGGAGTCACAGATTACAGACACTCCTGGGGAGATGTGGAAAGGAGTCACAGATTACAGATAGTCCTGGGGAGATGTGGAAAGGAGTCACAGATTACAGACACTCCTGGGGAGATGTGGAAAGGAGTCACAGATTACAGACACTCCTGGGGAGATGTGGAAAGGAGTCACAGATTACAGACACTCCTGGGGAGATGTGGAAAGGAGTCACAGATTACAGATAGTCCAGGGGAGATGTGGAAAGGAGTCACAGATTACAGACACTCCTGGGGAGATGTGGAAAGGAGTCACAGATTACAGACACTCCTGGGGAGATGTGGAAAGGAGTCACAGATTACAGACACTCCTGGGGAGATGTGGAAAGGAGTCACAGATTACAGACACTCCTGGGGAGATGTGGAAAGGAGTCACAGATTACAGACACTCCTGGGGAGATGTGGAAAGGAGTCACAGATTACAGATAGTCCAGGGGCTATGCAGACTTCAGTCAGAAATCAAAGATAGGCGACAATCCATGAAATCAGAGGGCATGCAGCAGGAGGAATTATTGGGGGCATGGTGTAACCCAACTGCCGGAAGGGCAAGGGCTGTGTGCTgtccagggggagaggggggtaggaTTCCATGCACACAGCCTCGAGGTGGGGTGGGTACTGGTCCACATGAGGCATGGGCACGTCACAAGTGATGGGCTCAGCGGGGAGGGTAGAAATGTCTACCACAACAACTATCGAATCAAGAATTACTGGGGGAGGCTGGAGAAGAACAGGAGGAAACTCTGCCTTCACATCGTGAAGTTATGGGTATTTATCAGGCACTGACAGTGGGAGAGGAAGCGTTGAATTCCATCTGGAAATAAAATCAGGATTTACCACTGTAATGGCGCTGGTTCAACACGAAAGTAACAGCAAATCTGTTCAGGAGGAGTCTGAGGAAGAGCATACTGCAGGGCAAAGGGTCCCCTTCTGGGGCCGCCCTCTAATGTGTTGAGAGTGAATAAAAGTCAGTTTAATTAGAAAGGAGGAACACCTCCTGAGGAAGGAAACTACTGAAGGCCAATGCCTTCATTCAAACTTTAAAAGGGATACTCAGAActcaatggcttcacagcacaaTCACTGGATCTCAAGAGCAACACCTAGGAATGTAGATTTTGTGAGTGCAGGCAATAGTGAAAGAAGCACAGCTGCATAATATATAGCATTCCATCAATGAAGCCACGTGTTCAGCAGAATTGACATTCATAATGCACCAGAGGGCATCAGTCCCCATGCAAGTAGGGTAGGACAAGGTGCGGAGCCTTACATTTCCCATTGGTTACATTTTCAGAGCTTCACTTTCCAGAGCCTTTCGTCATTCTTGTCCCCAATGTTTCATTTCAGAGAGAAGGAAAAAGGACATGGATCTGGGGCTCAATGCTGCCTTTGTCAAAGTCCTAATGTAATGGAGGAGGCAAAGGAGGGAGAAGCGACGCTGAGCATAAATCCAGCAGGAGGCCCATTTGTGGGACATTGTCAAGAGCATGAGCAGGACAATCAGGAAGAGACACCCTGACAACTGAGGTGACTCATTAGACCTAGGATTTATCGTAGAAGGGTCTTCTATTGACAAGTGAGTAAAAGGCGCATCTGTGTTTGTCCCAACATCAACTACGTCAAATGTGCTACATTTTTCATAAAGACCTGACatcaggaggggttggagggttCTTTCTGCCATTGCCTTTGAAGGTGACCATGGTGCTCAATTTCTTTGCTTGTGAATCTTCTCAGGGATCAGCAGGGGTCCTGTGCATCATCTCTTAGTCCATAACACATTGCTACATAAagcaggtcacagatgcccttcATAGGAAGGTCCACCATTATTTCAGGTTTGCTCTGGACGAAGGTAGCCAGGCTATGAGATTCACCAGCTTCTCTGCCACCTCAGGCTTATTATTACAGGACTGCAATAGACTGCACCCATCTGTCTACACAGCCCCAAGGCAACGCCCCTCATGTTTATTAACTGTAAGAGCTGCCATTCCATCAACATACAACTGGTGCATGATCATCGGAAGCACacactgcacatgtgtgcacggCACCCTGGGAGTTGCCATGACGCCTACATcctgaattatcatagaatttgcagtgcagaaggaggccattcgtcccatcgagtctgcaccggctcttggaaagagcaccctacccaaggtgttgctcgttttactggagtgtgattaacacgcctccgtttaaaggccgtgtgcttaacactactatggctctgtatgtgtaattatgctcggagtcgccaggtacctttttgagacaccgtcacaagtatatcaaggtcaggttcaaagtaataaatccgtacaccgattagtaagtccaaacgattggtgtttattataacaaatataataaatacacatgcatacgctaaagagactaacttacttctaatactaaacaactaaatact
It encodes:
- the LOC119965689 gene encoding nucleoside diphosphate kinase-like, producing the protein MVKKKKKAYDMYRQLESSGSLEDYKNVEGEQHVVLLSRQLKVCSFDEHIQPESETMTDESRIRNKEQTFIVVKPDGVQRGIVGEIIKCFEQKGFKLLAMKFLQAPVNLLEKHYCDLSDKPFYPKLIKYMSSGPVVAMVWEGLNMVKTGRVLLDETNPADSKPGTIRGDFCIQTGRNIIHESDSVASAQKEINLWFKLGEVVEYQNCAQDWIYE